One window from the genome of Streptomyces cadmiisoli encodes:
- a CDS encoding RNA polymerase sigma factor SigF, with amino-acid sequence MSADQGSSKVLTLTKGEAAPEALDVLDAIDALHDVSALAAAPAPATPAPASPDPQAPETSEAIDTRTLSRSLFLRLAALDADSPERAYVRDTLIELNLPLVRYAAARFRSRNEPMEDIVQVGTIGLIKAIDRFDCERGVEFPTFAMPTVVGEIKRFFRDTSWSVRVPRRLQELRLALTKASDELSQKLDRSPTVTELATVLGVSEEDVVDGLAVGNAYTASSLDSPAPEDDGGEGSLADRLGYEDTALEGVEYRESLKPLLAKLPPRERRIIMLRFFANMTQSQIGEEVGISQMHVSRLLTRTLAQLREGLISD; translated from the coding sequence ATGTCCGCAGACCAGGGCAGCTCGAAGGTGCTGACGCTCACTAAGGGCGAGGCAGCGCCGGAGGCTCTCGACGTGCTCGACGCCATCGACGCTCTCCATGACGTGTCGGCCCTCGCGGCCGCGCCGGCCCCGGCCACGCCCGCCCCGGCCTCACCGGACCCGCAGGCTCCGGAAACCTCGGAGGCCATCGACACCCGCACCCTGTCCCGCTCCCTGTTCCTGCGGCTCGCCGCCCTCGACGCGGACTCCCCGGAGCGTGCCTACGTCCGGGACACCCTGATCGAGCTCAACCTCCCCCTCGTCCGGTACGCGGCAGCCCGCTTCCGCTCCCGCAACGAGCCGATGGAGGACATCGTCCAGGTCGGCACGATCGGGCTGATCAAGGCGATCGACCGGTTCGACTGCGAACGGGGCGTGGAGTTCCCGACGTTCGCGATGCCCACGGTGGTCGGCGAGATCAAGCGGTTCTTCCGGGACACGTCCTGGTCGGTGCGCGTGCCGCGCCGCCTCCAGGAACTGCGCCTGGCCCTGACGAAGGCCAGCGACGAGCTGTCCCAGAAGCTGGACCGCTCCCCGACGGTCACCGAACTCGCCACCGTGCTCGGTGTCTCGGAGGAGGACGTCGTCGACGGCCTCGCCGTCGGCAACGCGTACACGGCGTCCTCGCTGGACTCCCCGGCCCCCGAGGACGACGGCGGCGAGGGCTCGCTGGCCGACCGCCTCGGCTACGAGGACACGGCACTGGAGGGCGTGGAGTACCGCGAGTCCCTCAAGCCGCTGCTGGCCAAGCTTCCGCCCCGCGAGCGGCGGATCATCATGCTGCGCTTCTTCGCCAACATGACCCAGTCGCAGATCGGCGAGGAGGTCGGCATCTCCCAGATGCACGTCTCCCGGCTCCTCACCCGGACCCTGGCCCAGCTCCGTGAGGGGCTCATCTCCGACTGA